The Manduca sexta isolate Smith_Timp_Sample1 chromosome 15, JHU_Msex_v1.0, whole genome shotgun sequence genome includes the window GGTGAAATTTCCGGTATCTGTCGTTTTACCAGCCTATCGGtaacaaatgtaatatttctGACTTTTAAACAGCGCTTATTAGACTCCGTATTATTTTATCCGTGGGCGGAGCTTGCCAGGAGGTGTCTCCAGTTATATGTATATCTTTATATCAGGTTCTTTATCTTTCTAGTTCTACAATCTACATGTTGCCTCTAGCTTTGCTTCAGAAGAaacttaacaattataatttatttcaaacttcttttgtaatattactaatatttaattttactatggCATTAAACCCAGGCTCGATGAGCTTTCGTACTCTGGTTTACTAAAGCGCATGCCTTTGCTGATCCTTGCTTACAGGAGTTGAGACTGTGCCGATCGGTACCGTTTAAGTGGTACCTACACGTgtacaatacatattaaaaatatacacacatgtACAATTAGGTATGTATGTCATCCCCACGTGCACatagtaaacaaaacaaatttcagCAGAAAAATATGATACATTATTTACCTAAACAAGACTTTgtcatactataatattattttttattcagtttcCTGGTTTTAAACATCAGGTAGGTATTCTTGATTTGAATGAATGGTAGGTATtgaatagaaattataatatgaatagattCCACTTAACCTTTACCGAAACCTTATCGTTGGTTGTAGATGGTatctttattcaaattatttctatgttattttaatacaagaAAAACgactaaatatattcttatgtgTAGTACTGTTGGCTGTACGGGTGTGGTCGACATGTTCCTGTTAGTAGTTATttgtatcattttaatattttattatgtcgtACAATGGTTAGAAAGTTATCGTCAGTACCCACCAGGTAGTGTAAACTTTTATTACTTGATTGAATTCGGTAATAAGTTCCCAAGGGTCCTagtttttccattttatgtATTACCGATAAGTCATAGATCTGGCATAACTCAAAATAATCATTCTTAACGTCCTTACGCATAATATCTCTTATTGAATCATGTTTGCCACTATAACATGTGAGTATAATGACTATAGATACCCAAACTCCACTTTTAAACATCTGCGGTTTGTCTTGTTCGGTTCTCTCTGTGCAAATCGTATTACTATTTTAGCATGACTAAAGTTTGCCAGTAGTCcaactagaataaaaattataatactcacAAAAACATACGAATTGCTACGTTTTAGGTCCAATTTCATTACCCCTCATTGGTAACTTGATATCAGTTTTACtggaagtaaaaaaatatgaatgtcacCATACCTTGTGGCAGGCCTGGGCTCGAAAGTATGGAAAAATAATTGGTTTGAAACTAGGCTTTGTCAATGTTGTTGTGGTCTCAGGGCGAGACTTGATCAAAGAAGTTTCTTTTCGAGATGTGTTTGAAGGAAGACCTGACGGTTTTTTCTATACTATGCGATCTTTTGGAGAGAAACTTGGTAAGTTCTTAGATTAAGTCTTCATGCTTTAAAGtagaatttattcaaattttatgatttatggtGCAACTAAAATTCTGCACTACAGTTTCTTATATAGTGAAGATCCCTtgtatctattaaataatatgtaattatggaTTTACTTATACTTATGTACCGAATGAGTTATGTTGGGAAAAGTTGTTCAAGTTTTAGTTGCAGTAACATTTGTTACACCTTGATGCTCAGCCTTACTTCAACACGAAATAGATTTTGTTAATACGGTGATAGAGCTAAATTACAGGTAACAATATTACAGGTATTGTATTTTCGGATGGACCCGCTTGGAATAAAACAAGACGGTTCGTACTGAAATATCTGAAAAGTTATGGATATAATTCTCGCTTCATGGATAACTACATAGCCGAAGAATGTAGAGTTCTCGTTAGGCAACGAGAGAGAGATGCTGGACAACCCGTATTAGTTAATGACATGTTTCACATCCCCATAGTTAATATACTATGGAGATTGGTTGCTGGAGTAAGgtcaataactaaaatattttttttataatttgaggTCATTTATAGGTTTAAGAGTACGAAAAAACTACTTCTACAACGCTAAATGAATTTTTGTTCTTCGCCTTCCTACTTTGAATTATCGGTGATCATCCATCTGTAAATGAGGGGCCTCTTTTTTGCTCCGTGCTTTCCCAAGCCATTAGGCGTCTACTTTGTATAATCGGCGCCTTGGAACACTATCCATCTGAAAATTGGTGACGTTTTCTCGCCGCTTCACCTGTCTATACGAATATGcgaattaataatgaataaaattgttgTCGACTTGAACCATCTGATGACACTGTATAAGTGTGTAGTCGCAAAACCCAAACCCCCTTACTTGCCCAGagacactttttttttaatgtatatggGGAACGAACtcagcatattattattttgtttgtttataaatgtatgttGATATGATTAAATTGACTATCTATAACACTGTCCAcaaattactaatatatttattagtgttaGATATTACAATGTAGTGTGCTATCTGAGTTAGTCACGTCTAGtattgtgtttattgttttcGACAAGTGATGAATAAGTGTAAGTGAGGAAAATGTAATGTGAGTTTTCGTATGCGAATAATAGGTATTTAAATGTatgacaattatattttttacgaacCGCTATACCGTGTGAATCAAGTATGTATATACCGTCTAAGTGGCTTCAGTCACGTCGcctatttttttgaaattaagaatctacattattatactataattaattgaaGTTGTAATATTCCCCAAAATATGTACGCTTATCGATGTGAAAACttcatgtttgttttgtttgcttaCGTTGAAGAagagaaaacaatataattttctttaaacaattattttgctCTAGATATGATTTAGAAGATGTTCGATTGAAGAAATTATGCAGTTTAATTACTCGATTATTTAAAGCTGTTGACATGAGCGGAGGTGTTTTGAACTTCATGCCATTTCTGAgacattttattccaaattataTTGGATACACCGAGTTGAAATCAATTCATAATACCCTACACGAATTTCTTGCGGTAAGTAAAAATATGGTAAATTCGGGGTTAGAGTTCAAGAacgcaataatattattatcattataagaCGTAATGTAACTAATAGCAAACAGATAAGCTCTTATTTAGTTCGGGGACGTGTTTTCTGCAAAACCTCGATAACCTCGATTTGCTGGTgggaggtctctcatatgtgagagtccacctgggtaggtaccactgcaatgtccatttctgtcgccaagcagcagtgtgtagtcactgttgtgttccggttggaaagacattgtagtcagtgtaactactggacataatgagacttgtCTCAGGTTGGCGAGCGCTGTaaaataccaagcaatactttgtaattcaaggtgtgggatggtgtttctactgtttatctgttcatcaggcgaacggcaaggtcgtctcatcattcaaagcaataaaaaaaacctaatacaTTTAGAATTTAGCCACGAAAACGTAGAAAAGCAGCACATGTACAGGCGTTTCAAAAGTCACATAAAATCATACAATAAGTTGTGTTAAACGCGGCTAAATGGATAAAGGTCCAAGATATACTAAcccataatataatttgcaaaaatCTTATTGTAAGTTCGGTTAACGGTATAAGAACATGCACAAGCTATAGATACCAGCACAAAACCGACACAAGATGCACAATGTGGATAAAAATACACTTTTCAGACCTATAATGTGATTGTCTCTAGTTGTTACTGGTAATTGTTTGcgacaacatcagtcgtcgtatgataatccctatcctaGATCACCTACTCCCAGTCATTTCGCACATCATTAATGGTTCCCTCACCTCTGGCATATTCCCGTCTCTATGGCGTAAAGCCATTGTAATTCCCCCTTCCCAAAACCTCTAACCCTTCACATGCGAAACATTTCCGTCCAatatccattcttcctttcCTCTCCAAAGTGCTTGAGGCCTGTGCACATAAACAATTGTCAAGATTTGTGCACCAAAATGATCTGTTGTGTCCACTGCAATCCGGTTTCAGGTCTGGTCACAGCACTACCACAGCACTACTTAAAGTGACTGacgatattagggcgggcatggaggatgcCAAGGTCACTGTgttggctttggttgatttctcgAACGCCTTTAATACCGTCAGTCACGACATCCTTCTAGCCATCCTCTCCCACTTCTTGATCTCTCCTTCGGCTCTGGATTGGTTTTCTTCttatcttcagggacgccagcAGTTGGTGCGACTTGGCGATGACTCGTCCGGCTGGTGCCATATCGAGTCTggagtccctcaaggcggcattCTATCCCCATTATTGTTTTCTATCTTTATTAACCTCTTAACTCAAGaacttcaatgtgcgtaccaccTGTATGCCGATGACTTGCAAATATACTCTAGGGATGGAGTAGATTGTGTAGCCGCGGCTGTGGACAGGGTGAATAGGGACCTAGCCAAAATTAAGATCTGGTCTGACAATTTCGGCTTATCTGTAAACCCTGCAAAATGCCAAGCAATTATTGTGGGTAGTCCAAGGATGATTTGCCGGTTGGATAGTACGACCATTCCGCCTGTTATATTCAACGGCAATATCATTCCTTGGAGCTCCAGTGTTGTAGATCTCGGTTTGCACATCGACTCCACTCTGAGCTGGAGACCCCAGGTAACATCTGTCTGCCAAAGAGTCACCGGTACTCTTCGGACTCTATACCGCCTGAAGAACTTCCTCCCGCTCAAGACCAGGACTACGCTCGTGCAAGCCTTAATTCTCCCTGTAATCGACTATGGTGATgtatgctattttgatctgaatgcagaccaACTCAACAAACTGGACCGACTtctaaataactgcattcgattcgtGTATAATCTCCGTAAATTTGATCACATTTCTTCCTACCGTCTTGATCTAAAATGGCTACCTATACGCCAGCGCCGTTCTTTGCGGGCACTAACCACTCTATTCTCTTTACTTACCTCCCCTACTCCTCCTACTTACTTATCCTCTAACTTCCAATACCTCTGTAATAGCCATGATAGGAATCTCCGCTCTTCTAGCAATCTTCTCCTTAAATGTCCATCTCATAGCTCTAACTTCACTCACTCTTCTTTCGCTATCCAATCTattcttctatggaattcactcccCCCTCGAAATTAGAGCGGCTACTTCTCGGCTTGCCTTCAAAAGGAGAGTACGGCAGCTTTTATTAAAAGAAGCAGAAGAGTTGTCACTTTAattctaaactttatattattagtatatacgagtacatattatatatttatgtatttataatctgtattttatgtatttataatattacttatattatgtttgtatttaatatagttatacattatagttacttttatgtatgtttatgtattattaaatatccttatgcacctaccttatttatctctgcaccacccttaggttgactgggagagaatgcctttggcattaagtccgccgatatacttattatgtatataaagtgcaaataaataaataaataaagtaatgtattatttgaaattattaattcgcTGGTAGTAGCATATCTATACTTAACTATCCGCCAGGACAAAGACCACCGTACGGAAGGTGTAAAACccttcataatggcccacgtacgTTTGTTGCGTTCTGGGCTCAGCCTGTTATATCTGTTTTCAAACaagccaacataattgtgttgacgtGCGAGGgatgattattttttgtcagTTGACACTCCCTGAACCCATCAGGTGCAGGGCCACTTTGCCGTggcaggaaaaaaaatatgagcgACATTTTCAATGGATGTAATGTaatgtaagcggcgatagcctagttgggtgtggaacggactgccaagacgaatgtccgcaggttcaaatcccaagggcacacacctctgacttttctaaaatcatgtgtgtattctttgtgaatttatcgttcgctttaacgatgaaggaaaacatcgtgaggaaacctgcacatctgagaagttctctataggaatttcgaaggtgtgtgaagtctaccaatccgcactaggccagcgtggtggactaaggcctaatccttctcagtagtagaggaggcccgtgctcagcagtgggcaagtatataatacagggctgatattattatttattaatatttcaatgaatGTCACTCGGCCTCTCCCCAACCACTTCGTTCACCATCGATGGTAGCGATATGAGTTTTGAAACCTAAAAGTCGATTTTCTCCCTTAGAAATGaaatgacaataaattaattaaaaactatagtcaatttaaaaaatttgcaGGAAACCATAAaacaacacaaacaaaatatagataCCGAAAATCCACGAGACGTTATTGACGCATGTCTTATCGAAATGATGAAAAACAAAGATCAAGCTCGTAAGTATCAATCATTTATTACTCTATGTTTATGTATCATGCGAAGTTTTAAGGCCCTTCTTGGAGTATACGGCCTTGAGAATTTGTTCCATGGCACAGACATCGgagtattaaaaatttattatatctaatgATTGCCGAACGGTTGGATAATGGATACGAATTAAAGTTCTGTatctcaataataaaaaaatattatcaatacaaTAAGATGTACGTTTCCTAATTACCTACTTGCGAAATCTAATATTATGACAAAGATTTGTTGATAACTGATAGAAAGGAACAAAAAAGCTTTATAATAGAAGTAGAATTACATgttttttacgtaaaatataaatttttattgagaATAATGAGCCAGTTTCAAATCCGTCTCAATAAATTCTGTGACAAAtgtagaattattataattatatcaatgaATGATacaaatgaatgaataatatCTACAAAAACACGTTATACAaggtttattaatattgacgCGTTTAAACGTGCGATAACTGATAGTAATACTGATTAGTGATCGAAGTTTATTTTCAATAGATATTAGCCATTTACATAAAACTTAGATGACCTCGTTGCTTCAGTTTATTTTGGCTGAGGGTCGGGAGGTTCTAGTTTCGATTCCATATCGggcaataattattttctaaagcaaTAGTCTCGGATTGGATCCCCCGAGGCCCCTAATCAGATTGACGTCACTCAGGTTGGTCGTAAAAACTAAGTTATTTCCTTTACGCAATATCATTGAAAAAGAAAAGGTGCGTTGACTGGACCCTACATTGAAATAGCAAATGGACATGCGGAAGAGAGTAGCCATTAACGTAGGAATGTAGGTAGATACGTATACCTAAGTACCTATTTTAGACAGGTATCAATAAGCacctaataaagaaaaaaaatccgcCTTCCTGTGTTGAAAATACAgtgaattaaatttagtttgaaGTGTATGGAAACTTATACTTTTGAGCTGAccttaaagtttttattagtttttaaataacttgGAACCAACTTGCATggaaaaatacagaaataacacttaatatgtaggtaataaaaaatataattcacctCTTGTCTCTTCAGTCTTGtctgttgaaaaatataatatgaagatGTTCAGTGGTATTACATTGTTTGTgagacaatattttataagtcaaGTATCTTTTCTTATCGCAAACACGGGACTTAAGTTCGGAATTATAATTTGAGTCCAATATACCCTATTATATCTATGGCCACAAACAGCAGGCACATTAGTTGGACTCAGCTTTCCTGCGGTAATACAAATGTGAGTTTATATTAAGAATATGTTGTTATATATTGTGCAATAGATACAGCTCATTCAACTTAATGGCGTTATTACATGATAACGTATTATGGCACCTAGTAAGCATATAATTACGTACGCAATTGAACACATTATACAACGTGCTAAAATGGTAGTGTTTGTTATAGTTAATCAGTacgagtttattttaaagtcgtACGTTATGTATTTCTTATAATTCTTTACTTATTACTGAGATACTTTAGTAACACgacttattgatttatttcataacattatgTTAAATTGGAACATTTTTTTAGAATGAGCCAGGCGTTAATGACTACTTTAGGCAATTACTTTCTGAATTAACATGAATATGAATTAGCCATTAGGCTACTTTTGAACGGTACGTCACGTTACTTTTACTATTACTTTTGAACGGTAATATCCTTCGAAAGTATTCgaatactattataatagaCATTGCACATTCATTGGCTAGACGAATTGTCTCTACTTTAATCGGCCGGCTCACCTGGAACTCATTTCACCTACTAAtcactggctcactattacaagggcTTATGATAATTGTGATATATGTGctaaaaatttcattaatgGTTGCATATTTCTATAAATGTGTACTGAAAAATACATAGAGTCATGTgacatatataattcaatttttaggaaaaatataacaaagaacCTTGTGATAACGAGCCAGAGAAATGTGTCCAAAATAACAACTTATAATGATAGTATGGTGACTGCATTTTGCACGATGGAGCCGTAAGTGACATTTCGAGAAGctcaatgttattattttcggTAATAGATCCATATCCCTCTGATATTATTGGTGTTTATGGGCGTtggaaattgttaattttacgTGATCTATTGCTCGTTTGGGGGcccttgtttttaaaaaatctttaaaacgaAGATCAGGAAATTGGAACAGAATAGCTGAcggaaataaatagataattatctCTACCAATTTTGTTTAGGTTCAGTCCAAAAATAAGTGAAACATCATCATATATAAATCATCCATAAGATTAATGAAAGGATGAAATTAAAagaatggaaaaataaaaacaaaagacacATTCCAATCGAGGACCagctaatacatttttttgttcgtTTAGTTACATACAAAGAGCTTCAAGTAGTTTGCTTGGATTTACTGGAAGCGGGTATGGAGACCGTATCGAACACAGCAGTCTTTATGCTGCTTCATATTGTACGGAACGATACTGTTCAACAGAGActtcaagaagaaataaaaGCTGTGATTGGTCAAGAACGTTTTCCTACGCTGAATGATAGAATAAAGTGAGAGCTAAGATTAtgtatattacttaaatataacatttcattttattattcgtttacaaaaataaagaagaaTCACTAACAACATTTTGATTTATGTCTCTGGGAAcaaatgtttttcatatttgaTCTCATTTAATTGCGAGATACAAGTTaggaatacaaatattaattatgaaataagtcTCGGTGAAAATCTTGGTGTTAGTGTATATTTGACTTTCGGATTTCTACCgccaataaattaatttcataacgtTTGTTGTTAAGAATGCCATACACCGAAGCGGTACTTCTAGAGTCGTTGCGCATATCCAGTGTGGCAGCAATGGGCATTCCACATATGGCCCTCAAAGATACACAACTGGGCAACTATAATATACCAaaggttaattttgtttttacatttttctttttttgcttACGGTACACATTTGCACCAAAGACACTATATGCACCTACCACTTGCTTTAAAATAAGTAGGAATTTCTTATATTACAAGCACagaattataagtatatatttgtatataaatgtagatattatgtatCTTATTCTTTTTGCTagcataaaaaagtttttactataattattcaGTCAGGTCTATTGGATaagaatatttcaaaatataacgACGCGTTGTTGTATGATCAACACGTATAGATAGTATCTATTAACTACATCtttttcttattgtttttagggaacatttatattaatgtcaCTGTATGATCTTCATAACGGAGGTCATTGGAAAGACCCCGATGTGTTTAAACCAGAACGATTTCTTACAAAGGATCGAAATGTAATTCAGGATGACTGGCTCATGCCGTTTGGGactggtaaataatttttattttataataatcagatatatttaatcaaaatactGCATGTTGTACACGTATTTTAAGAATGTTTACTGTTGTgtatgttgtgtttattatatgCGCTGTATTTTTTCTAGTGTAGAGTTCCTGTAGTGTCTACCATTTtatgtgtaattatttatttattacaaataataatataataaataataacacggtttaaatttgaataataataataaaaaatatatactaaataataagtGTCATTCCCCAGGAATGATTTTGACCTATAAACTTATCAAGACGTGTGactacgaacgtccatatagtAAATACAATATATCTACTTTTGACATTTCTATCGTACGTTAAGGACAGGAACTGGTTTCGCAAAGCCACCTGGCGACGCTGAACTTGACGAGTGCGATGCACTTGTTGGTTTTTGTCGCGGCTAATCGATTCTTTGCATTCCAGGAAAAAGGAGGTGCATCGGCGAAGGATTGGCTCGAGCGGAgttgtttatgtttgttactcATTTACTGCAGAAATTCAGTCTAAAAATACCCGAGGGGGAATCGTTACCGTCTACGGAGCCTGTTAATGGACTGTCTCTGTCAGCCAAGCCTTTCAAGATTATATTTGAACCAAGAATATAATACaacgcattttattttatataaaaatttactggaaaattaatttatgttaaaaatttcagCCTCTTTTATTAACTCGAAATACGTACTACATATTAATCATACttataacaatg containing:
- the LOC115449469 gene encoding farnesoate epoxidase isoform X2 yields the protein MRSFGEKLGIVFSDGPAWNKTRRFVLKYLKSYGYNSRFMDNYIAEECRVLVRQRERDAGQPVLVNDMFHIPIVNILWRLVAGVRYDLEDVRLKKLCSLITRLFKAVDMSGGVLNFMPFLRHFIPNYIGYTELKSIHNTLHEFLAETIKQHKQNIDTENPRDVIDACLIEMMKNKDQALTYKELQVVCLDLLEAGMETVSNTAVFMLLHIVRNDTVQQRLQEEIKAVIGQERFPTLNDRIKMPYTEAVLLESLRISSVAAMGIPHMALKDTQLGNYNIPKGTFILMSLYDLHNGGHWKDPDVFKPERFLTKDRNVIQDDWLMPFGTGKRRCIGEGLARAELFMFVTHLLQKFSLKIPEGESLPSTEPVNGLSLSAKPFKIIFEPRI
- the LOC115449469 gene encoding farnesoate epoxidase isoform X1, with translation MVSLFKLFLCYFNTRKTTKYILMCSTVGCTGVVDMFLLVVICIILIFYYVVQWLESYRQYPPGPISLPLIGNLISVLLEVKKYECHHTLWQAWARKYGKIIGLKLGFVNVVVVSGRDLIKEVSFRDVFEGRPDGFFYTMRSFGEKLGIVFSDGPAWNKTRRFVLKYLKSYGYNSRFMDNYIAEECRVLVRQRERDAGQPVLVNDMFHIPIVNILWRLVAGVRYDLEDVRLKKLCSLITRLFKAVDMSGGVLNFMPFLRHFIPNYIGYTELKSIHNTLHEFLAETIKQHKQNIDTENPRDVIDACLIEMMKNKDQALTYKELQVVCLDLLEAGMETVSNTAVFMLLHIVRNDTVQQRLQEEIKAVIGQERFPTLNDRIKMPYTEAVLLESLRISSVAAMGIPHMALKDTQLGNYNIPKGTFILMSLYDLHNGGHWKDPDVFKPERFLTKDRNVIQDDWLMPFGTGKRRCIGEGLARAELFMFVTHLLQKFSLKIPEGESLPSTEPVNGLSLSAKPFKIIFEPRI